A stretch of Natator depressus isolate rNatDep1 chromosome 2, rNatDep2.hap1, whole genome shotgun sequence DNA encodes these proteins:
- the NT5C3A gene encoding cytosolic 5'-nucleotidase 3A isoform X4, with amino-acid sequence MPEFQKKTVHIKDPGRVEEIICGLIKGGAAKLQIITDFDMTLSRFSYNGKRCPTCHNVIDNCKLITEECRKKLLQLKDTYYAIEIDPDLTIEEKYPYMVEWYNKSHTLLVEQGLQKDKFAEIVRESDVMLKEGYENFFDKLSEHNIPVFIFSAGIGDILEEVIHQAGVYHSNVKVVSNFMDFDENGVLKGFRGELIHVYNKHDGALKNTEYFKQLKDNSNIILLGDSQGDLTMADGVANVEHILKIGYLNDKVEELLEKYMDSYDIVLVKDESLDVANSILQKIL; translated from the exons ATGCCAGAATTTCAGAAGAAGACTGTCCATATCAAGGACCCAGGAAGAGTAGAAGAAATTATCTGTGGACTCATCAAAGGTGGAGCTGCCAAACTTCAG atTATTACAGATTTTGATATGACATTAAGTAGATTTTCTTACAATGGAAAAAGATGTCCAACATGTCACA ATGTCATTGATAACTGTAAGCTCATCACAGAAGAATGTCGGAAAAAG ttattGCAGCTGAAAGATACCTATTATGCTATTGAAATTGACCCTGATCTTACCATTGAAGAAAAATATCCTTACATGGTTGAATG GTACAATAAATCACATACTTTACTTGTTGAACAAGGTTTACAAAAGGATAAATTTGCAGAAATCGTGCGGGAATCTGATGTTATGCTGAA GGAAGGATATGAGAACTTCTTTGATAAGCTCAGTGAACATAATATTCCTGTGTTCATATTTTCTGCTGGGATTGGAGACATCCTAGAGGAAGTCATCCATCAGGCTGGCGTCTACCATTCTAATGTCAAAGTAGTTTCCAATTTCATGGATTTTGATGAGAAT GGTGTGTTAAAGGGATTTAGAGGAGAATTGATTCATGTTTATAACAAACATGATGGTGCCTTGAAGAACACAGAGTACTTCAAACAGTTAAAAGACAACAGCAACATCATATTGCTTGGAGATTCACAGGGAGACTTAACTATGGCAGATGGAGTTGCAAATGTTGAACACATTCTTAAGATTGGCTATCTAAATGATAAA GTAGAAGAACTTCTGGAAAAATACATGGACTCTTATGATATTGTTTTGGTGAAAGATGAATCTTTGGATGTGGCCAATTCCATCCTACAGAAAATCCTGTAA
- the NT5C3A gene encoding cytosolic 5'-nucleotidase 3A isoform X3, which yields MQALHLWTLLTTYAVAVGQNQGQKKQECPKLNAQMPEFQKKTVHIKDPGRVEEIICGLIKGGAAKLQIITDFDMTLSRFSYNGKRCPTCHNVIDNCKLITEECRKKLLQLKDTYYAIEIDPDLTIEEKYPYMVEWYNKSHTLLVEQGLQKDKFAEIVRESDVMLKEGYENFFDKLSEHNIPVFIFSAGIGDILEEVIHQAGVYHSNVKVVSNFMDFDENGVLKGFRGELIHVYNKHDGALKNTEYFKQLKDNSNIILLGDSQGDLTMADGVANVEHILKIGYLNDKVEELLEKYMDSYDIVLVKDESLDVANSILQKIL from the exons ATGCAAGCCCTGCATCTCTGGACGCTGCTTACCACCTATGCTGTTGCAGTAGGACAAAATCAAGGACAGAAGAAGCAAGAGTGCCCTAAGCTCAACGCACAG ATGCCAGAATTTCAGAAGAAGACTGTCCATATCAAGGACCCAGGAAGAGTAGAAGAAATTATCTGTGGACTCATCAAAGGTGGAGCTGCCAAACTTCAG atTATTACAGATTTTGATATGACATTAAGTAGATTTTCTTACAATGGAAAAAGATGTCCAACATGTCACA ATGTCATTGATAACTGTAAGCTCATCACAGAAGAATGTCGGAAAAAG ttattGCAGCTGAAAGATACCTATTATGCTATTGAAATTGACCCTGATCTTACCATTGAAGAAAAATATCCTTACATGGTTGAATG GTACAATAAATCACATACTTTACTTGTTGAACAAGGTTTACAAAAGGATAAATTTGCAGAAATCGTGCGGGAATCTGATGTTATGCTGAA GGAAGGATATGAGAACTTCTTTGATAAGCTCAGTGAACATAATATTCCTGTGTTCATATTTTCTGCTGGGATTGGAGACATCCTAGAGGAAGTCATCCATCAGGCTGGCGTCTACCATTCTAATGTCAAAGTAGTTTCCAATTTCATGGATTTTGATGAGAAT GGTGTGTTAAAGGGATTTAGAGGAGAATTGATTCATGTTTATAACAAACATGATGGTGCCTTGAAGAACACAGAGTACTTCAAACAGTTAAAAGACAACAGCAACATCATATTGCTTGGAGATTCACAGGGAGACTTAACTATGGCAGATGGAGTTGCAAATGTTGAACACATTCTTAAGATTGGCTATCTAAATGATAAA GTAGAAGAACTTCTGGAAAAATACATGGACTCTTATGATATTGTTTTGGTGAAAGATGAATCTTTGGATGTGGCCAATTCCATCCTACAGAAAATCCTGTAA
- the NT5C3A gene encoding cytosolic 5'-nucleotidase 3A isoform X1: MCVTGPWVFAQGLVRLYLETPSTAPCAAILVFPKQEEFSFTPSAAPANPSACMQALHLWTLLTTYAVAVGQNQGQKKQECPKLNAQMPEFQKKTVHIKDPGRVEEIICGLIKGGAAKLQIITDFDMTLSRFSYNGKRCPTCHNVIDNCKLITEECRKKLLQLKDTYYAIEIDPDLTIEEKYPYMVEWYNKSHTLLVEQGLQKDKFAEIVRESDVMLKEGYENFFDKLSEHNIPVFIFSAGIGDILEEVIHQAGVYHSNVKVVSNFMDFDENGVLKGFRGELIHVYNKHDGALKNTEYFKQLKDNSNIILLGDSQGDLTMADGVANVEHILKIGYLNDKVEELLEKYMDSYDIVLVKDESLDVANSILQKIL, from the exons ATGTGCGTCACAGGACCCTGGGTTTTTGCACAGGGATTAGTCAGGCTGTATTTGGAAACGCCCTCAACTGCACCTTGTGCTGCTATATTAGTGTTTCCCAAGCAAGAAGAATTTTCTTTCACTCCTTCAGCTGCTCCGGCAAACCCCTCCG CCTGTATGCAAGCCCTGCATCTCTGGACGCTGCTTACCACCTATGCTGTTGCAGTAGGACAAAATCAAGGACAGAAGAAGCAAGAGTGCCCTAAGCTCAACGCACAG ATGCCAGAATTTCAGAAGAAGACTGTCCATATCAAGGACCCAGGAAGAGTAGAAGAAATTATCTGTGGACTCATCAAAGGTGGAGCTGCCAAACTTCAG atTATTACAGATTTTGATATGACATTAAGTAGATTTTCTTACAATGGAAAAAGATGTCCAACATGTCACA ATGTCATTGATAACTGTAAGCTCATCACAGAAGAATGTCGGAAAAAG ttattGCAGCTGAAAGATACCTATTATGCTATTGAAATTGACCCTGATCTTACCATTGAAGAAAAATATCCTTACATGGTTGAATG GTACAATAAATCACATACTTTACTTGTTGAACAAGGTTTACAAAAGGATAAATTTGCAGAAATCGTGCGGGAATCTGATGTTATGCTGAA GGAAGGATATGAGAACTTCTTTGATAAGCTCAGTGAACATAATATTCCTGTGTTCATATTTTCTGCTGGGATTGGAGACATCCTAGAGGAAGTCATCCATCAGGCTGGCGTCTACCATTCTAATGTCAAAGTAGTTTCCAATTTCATGGATTTTGATGAGAAT GGTGTGTTAAAGGGATTTAGAGGAGAATTGATTCATGTTTATAACAAACATGATGGTGCCTTGAAGAACACAGAGTACTTCAAACAGTTAAAAGACAACAGCAACATCATATTGCTTGGAGATTCACAGGGAGACTTAACTATGGCAGATGGAGTTGCAAATGTTGAACACATTCTTAAGATTGGCTATCTAAATGATAAA GTAGAAGAACTTCTGGAAAAATACATGGACTCTTATGATATTGTTTTGGTGAAAGATGAATCTTTGGATGTGGCCAATTCCATCCTACAGAAAATCCTGTAA